One genomic window of Anticarsia gemmatalis isolate Benzon Research Colony breed Stoneville strain chromosome 23, ilAntGemm2 primary, whole genome shotgun sequence includes the following:
- the LOC142982978 gene encoding uncharacterized protein LOC142982978, translating to MRHSQNIRKMLSQQKLVCNIRPIILIRFIFGHYQRQVEEASILGNVETVVIFLLLYLRVKILKHTVKDRGFDDVSPQYSPKKYVEMYEELVDALDDIILPLKWKSFSFTDERKRAELQMIIDVITDRPMAYLKWRLFPLSIKVYLSFFSLGIVHIIAIVQIMSYK from the exons ATGCGCCACAgtcaaaatattagaaaaatgttGTCGCAACAAAAACTAGTATGCAATATAAGACCAATCATTTTAATCAGATTCATATTTGGACATTATCAAAGACAAGTCGAAGAAGCTTCGATTCTTG GAAATGTTGAAACTGTGGTGATTTTTCTACTTTTATACTTGCGAGTGaagattttaaaacatactGTGAAGGATAGAGGATTCGATGATGTTTCGCCACAATATTCTCCAAAGAAATACGTGGAGATGTATGAAGAATTGGTAGATGCTTTGGATGATATTATTTTGCCTTTGAAGTGGAAG TCATTCTCATTTACAGATGAGCGTAAACGGGCTGAACTACAAATGATCATAGATGTGATAACGGATCGTCCTATGGCGTATTTAAAATGGCGTCTCTTTCCTCTGTCAATAAAAGTGTACCTGAGTTTCTTCTCTTTAGGCATCGTGCATATTATAGCCATAGTGCAGATCATGagttataaatag